The Paenibacillus sp. MBLB1832 genome has a window encoding:
- a CDS encoding helix-turn-helix domain-containing protein produces the protein MNMNEGASWRSRMTRLGGAVEGRFRSVFARILGSFILVILIPILGLGFLSYFVFAGALQTEVEKSNGLMLQKTYENVEQKMAELKQMMYQTVLTVNTSSYDVQRMSEVSKALARAESTNKFIKYIYVYYQDWDRILTPEGMYYKDFFYDEVYRYPGMDKGEWYRKLSQRSDFTILSTRAILINGTTEKDMITLLTSFPLFDEGLKGTLVVLVDEKELFSMLGSVRSGSGQSEMVILNAKNELISSTDPQLVNSGILTSHLLKKAGEGGVGENKPFEEELSGKRMSVSTFAAEVTDWKYIVFTSLDHITSKVRFVRNATFLLSFLLLVVGILVATRVARNFYRPIVDIMGLFASETAEGEGAPVFASMQGKSSDEFAFIRSHLNFVVEHNAKLRRSVDRGRKTAKDHFIRSLLLGQEAASDDADPDIQKAFSYPYYTAAAVLIHEKLDEDGTRRAAGMLAVKQEIVNLFESLASQERGLSALLTSVGPNNVSILLNFAEESLLRDRLSQLEGMLAELALAGRCTIAVCVGGMYEESQAVNRAYEEALKAQRFRLIEKDVQLIYYADSLGKYGSSAYVHYPAEMEKAMIGHLLSGDKSKALAALELVIEKNTQGNLTAEKLQSLHKELWRTVHKALERSGSSREQVFEGAQWMVPAGDAPSDLSELHDQLQDAYGHVCEWFYRQKESKNEKLKDQMLVFLQEHYNSDLSLDIVADRFGLHPKYVSRYFKDQTGINFVEYLSMVRIAKAKELLEREPDLKVNRIGELVGFVNTNTFIAAFKKQEGLTPGKFRELLIKS, from the coding sequence ATGAACATGAACGAGGGGGCAAGCTGGCGCAGCAGGATGACGAGACTCGGCGGAGCGGTGGAGGGTCGGTTTCGAAGCGTATTTGCACGTATACTTGGCTCCTTCATTCTGGTTATCCTTATTCCGATTTTGGGTCTCGGTTTTTTGTCTTATTTCGTATTTGCGGGCGCATTGCAGACTGAAGTTGAGAAATCGAATGGTCTGATGTTGCAGAAAACGTATGAGAACGTCGAGCAGAAAATGGCGGAGCTCAAGCAGATGATGTATCAGACGGTGCTGACCGTCAACACGAGCAGCTACGACGTGCAGCGAATGAGCGAAGTTTCGAAGGCACTGGCACGCGCGGAGAGCACGAATAAATTCATAAAATATATCTACGTCTATTATCAAGATTGGGATCGGATACTGACGCCGGAAGGGATGTATTACAAGGATTTCTTCTATGATGAGGTCTACCGCTATCCGGGCATGGACAAGGGAGAGTGGTACCGCAAGCTGTCCCAACGCAGCGACTTTACCATCTTAAGCACGCGCGCCATTCTGATAAACGGAACGACCGAGAAGGACATGATTACGTTGCTGACCTCCTTTCCGCTTTTTGATGAAGGGCTGAAGGGAACGCTTGTGGTGCTGGTCGACGAGAAGGAGCTCTTCTCGATGCTGGGCTCCGTTCGTAGCGGCAGCGGACAGAGTGAGATGGTGATTCTGAATGCGAAGAACGAGCTGATCTCAAGCACGGATCCCCAACTCGTCAATAGCGGCATTTTAACCTCACATCTGCTGAAGAAAGCGGGGGAGGGAGGAGTTGGAGAGAACAAGCCGTTTGAAGAGGAATTAAGCGGCAAACGCATGTCGGTGTCCACTTTTGCTGCAGAGGTGACGGATTGGAAGTATATCGTTTTCACATCGCTTGACCATATTACCTCGAAGGTCCGATTCGTTCGGAATGCCACCTTCCTGCTCAGCTTCTTGCTACTGGTGGTTGGGATTCTGGTTGCCACTCGGGTGGCTAGAAATTTCTATCGGCCCATCGTTGATATTATGGGTCTGTTTGCGTCGGAGACGGCGGAGGGAGAGGGAGCGCCAGTATTTGCTTCCATGCAAGGGAAGAGTTCGGACGAATTTGCTTTTATACGCAGCCATCTGAATTTCGTCGTCGAGCATAATGCGAAGCTTCGACGGAGCGTCGATCGGGGCAGGAAGACGGCGAAGGATCACTTTATCCGATCGCTGCTGCTCGGTCAAGAGGCGGCATCCGATGACGCAGATCCCGACATACAAAAGGCATTCTCCTATCCTTATTATACGGCTGCTGCTGTTCTTATCCATGAGAAGCTGGACGAGGATGGGACGAGACGAGCGGCGGGAATGCTTGCCGTGAAGCAGGAGATCGTGAACCTGTTCGAGTCGCTCGCCAGTCAAGAGCGAGGGCTCAGCGCCTTACTCACAAGCGTCGGGCCGAATAATGTGTCGATTCTGCTAAACTTCGCAGAGGAGTCTCTGCTTAGGGACCGTCTCTCCCAATTGGAAGGGATGCTGGCTGAGCTGGCTTTAGCAGGGCGATGCACCATTGCCGTGTGCGTAGGCGGTATGTATGAAGAATCGCAAGCCGTCAATCGAGCGTATGAAGAGGCGCTTAAGGCGCAGCGCTTCCGATTGATTGAGAAGGACGTCCAGCTGATCTATTATGCAGACAGCCTCGGCAAGTACGGCTCCTCCGCTTACGTGCATTATCCGGCTGAGATGGAGAAAGCGATGATCGGGCATCTGCTGTCAGGCGACAAGAGTAAGGCGTTAGCGGCGCTGGAGCTTGTTATCGAGAAGAACACGCAGGGTAACTTGACGGCAGAGAAGCTGCAGAGCCTTCACAAAGAGTTGTGGCGTACTGTCCATAAAGCGCTGGAGCGTTCCGGATCGAGCCGTGAGCAGGTGTTTGAAGGCGCGCAGTGGATGGTGCCGGCGGGAGACGCGCCGAGCGACCTCTCCGAGCTGCACGATCAGCTGCAAGACGCGTACGGGCATGTGTGCGAGTGGTTCTACCGGCAGAAGGAGAGCAAGAACGAGAAGCTGAAGGACCAGATGCTTGTCTTTCTTCAGGAGCATTATAACAGCGATCTGTCGCTCGATATTGTCGCCGATCGATTCGGGCTGCATCCGAAGTACGTCAGTCGATATTTTAAGGATCAGACGGGCATTAATTTCGTCGAGTATTTAAGCATGGTGCGCATTGCTAAGGCGAAGGAGCTGCTGGAGCGGGAGCCGGATTTGAAAGTGAACCGGATCGGGGAGCTCGTCGGATTTGTGAACACGAACACGTTTATCGCAGCCTTCAAGAAACAGGAAGGCTTGACGCCGGGCAAGTTTCGCGAGCTACTAATCAAGTCGTAA
- a CDS encoding ABC transporter permease, which translates to MIHDPPPEVDSRAAPPRDGVLLRALKHAWQDKYLLFMLLPGLVYYILFKYLPMYGIVIAFEKYSVFKGITGSRWVGLKHFQDFFQGPDAWKLIRNTLVLNLYDLAFAFPAPIVLALAFNELRSGLFRRVTQTVSFLPHFISMVVVAGLAVNFLAPSSGIINKLLHEWFGAEPIAFLAKPEYFRGIFVSVNLWKEIGWSSILYLAALSGINPELYEAASIDGAGKLRQAWSVTLPGILPTIMILLILKLGHMLSLGASTIILLYNPSVYETADVISTYVYRRGLVGTDYSFAAAIDLMNSVVGILLIFAANRTSRRLTETSLW; encoded by the coding sequence ATGATCCATGATCCTCCCCCAGAGGTCGATTCCAGAGCCGCTCCCCCGCGGGATGGGGTGCTGCTGCGAGCGCTGAAGCATGCCTGGCAGGATAAATATTTGTTATTCATGCTTCTCCCGGGCCTTGTGTATTACATCCTGTTCAAATATTTGCCAATGTACGGGATTGTCATTGCGTTCGAAAAGTACAGCGTTTTCAAGGGGATTACTGGAAGTCGTTGGGTAGGCTTGAAGCATTTCCAAGACTTCTTCCAGGGGCCTGATGCTTGGAAGCTGATACGCAACACGCTTGTGCTGAATTTATACGATCTTGCGTTTGCGTTCCCGGCGCCGATCGTGCTGGCGCTAGCCTTCAACGAACTGCGCAGCGGGCTGTTTCGCCGGGTGACGCAGACTGTGAGCTTCTTGCCGCATTTCATCTCGATGGTGGTGGTGGCAGGGCTTGCCGTCAATTTCCTTGCTCCCAGCTCTGGTATTATTAACAAGCTGCTCCATGAATGGTTCGGCGCGGAGCCGATCGCCTTCTTAGCGAAGCCGGAATATTTTCGGGGAATCTTCGTATCGGTGAACCTCTGGAAGGAAATCGGCTGGAGCTCCATTCTCTACTTGGCTGCCTTATCCGGCATTAATCCGGAGCTGTACGAGGCTGCATCGATCGATGGCGCAGGGAAGCTCAGACAGGCTTGGAGCGTGACGCTGCCCGGCATCCTGCCCACCATCATGATTCTGCTCATCCTCAAGCTCGGCCATATGCTTAGCTTAGGCGCATCAACGATTATTCTGCTCTACAATCCATCTGTCTATGAGACAGCCGACGTCATCAGCACGTATGTGTACCGGCGCGGGCTCGTTGGCACCGATTACAGCTTTGCAGCCGCGATTGACTTGATGAACTCGGTTGTCGGCATTCTGCTCATCTTCGCTGCGAATCGAACCAGTCGGCGATTGACGGAAACAAGTCTTTGGTAA